In Thermococcus sp., the DNA window GGCAGGGAAAGATGCAGGCACAAACGAAATCCTGGTAAAGAGGTACATGGAGGATAACGATCTGTACTGCCACGCGGACGTGTACGGGGCCCCCCATGTGATCATAAAAGAGGGAAAGAAAGCAGGAGAAAGAACCTTGCTGGAAGCGTGTCAGTTTGCGGTCTCGATGAGCAAAGCGTGGAAACAGGGCCTCTACAGTGCCGACGCGTACTGGGCGAATCCAGATCAGGTAACAAAAGGGGCCCCAAGCGGTGAGTACATGGGAAAGGGGGCGTTCATGGTCTACGGGAAGAGGAACTGGATGCGTGGTCTGCCCCTTAAACTAGCCGTGGGGGTCATTAAATACGAGGGGGAAGATCATGTGGTCTGCGCCCCTCTGGAGGCGATGAGGTCCCACGCTGATAGGTACGTGATAGTGCGCCCTGGTTCGCTCAAGAAGAGCGAGCTAGTGAAGCGGATCAAAGGCATCCTCGGAAAATGGGGCTACAGCGTACGGGAAGAGGACATAATGAGCGTTTTACCTCCCGGAAACGGGGATATAAATGAGGTGGTCAACTGACGCCCCGACAGCGTGAAACTCAAAGATTAAGAATACAGCGGAACACTTAACACGGTGGAAGGAATGAAGCTCGAACCTTTGTACTCCACGGCCCGGAGCGAACTGGCCAAAGACCTGGTGTTTGAGATAGAGGGAGAACCAGTCACACTCTCGGTAAAGGGCATTCTACTGGCGAAGATAAACTCAAAGGGATATAATTTCTCGTTTTTTGAGCTCAGCGAGGATGAGATAGTTCTTGCGATTCAGATGAAGGGTTTCGTGGTGTACATCGGTATGGAGGCCGATGAAGATGTGGAAGAGGAGGCCTATCCCCAGATAGCGAGAATCCTGCTGGAGATCCTAACCCCCGGCGTCGCACTCCTAGTGGACCGGGCCGAGAGAACATACGAGGGCAGGGCCGATGTGCTCCTTGACGATGAAATGGGCCAGGACATGAAGGAGTTCTTCTACGGTCTGATACTGAAGCATAGGAGAGGAGAGAGCGTATACGAGCAGACGGAGGTTGCTTAACCCAGAAGCTCAAGGAGAACGAGCGCCCCCACCAGGGTGATGAGAACGATCACTGTCCTCCGGGTGTAGATCTTCGCGGCCCTCCTCTCATAGTAGCTCCTTGGGGAAACGTTCAGGATGTACAGCCCCAGCAGAGAACCGCTTAACAGTCCCAGAACGTTCTCAACTGTCAAGATGAGAGACCCCCAGAAAACATCTCCCCACCCCATGGCGAGTGATAGCCCCATCACCGTAGTTGGGGGAACGAGGGCGGCTGCTATGGAAACCCCTGCGAGGATCTCCGGGATTCGGCTGACTATCGCAACCACGCCCGCGTACCCCAGAAGCATCGCCAGCACTATGTAAACTATCCCGGATTGACCGCGGAGGAGTATCTCAGAGGTAGGCCCGTCCGGCATCGTACTTCCCAACCTCAGGAGGAGGGCGGCCACAAGCGCCGAGACGAATATCACACTGAGGAGTTTGATTATGGAGAGAACAGCCTCAAAGGCGTCCCGTCCTTTACCCATAACGATGTTTATTGAGAACCCATAGAGCGGACCCAGGATAGGAGAGAGAAGCATCGCGGATATTACCATGACGATGCTGTCGTGTATCAAGCCGAAGAGTGCCACTATGGACGCAACCGCACCGAGGGTAAGCTGGATCGGATCCACCTGCGCCTGGCTGTTGGCGGTCTCAATGAGGCCTTCTATCGTTGCCAGGCTCCAGCGTCGTTTGAACTTCCTCAGGGCCTTCACCGAATTCGTGTACTTGACGGACCTCCCACTGACGGGCGACCATGTTATGGAGGAGTGGGCCTTCCTTAGGTCCACAGCCCTTCCGAGTTCATCGACGATGTCGTTTATAACAAAGTCGGGTACAAAGGCGGTAAATTTAAGAAGGGAACCGCTACCGCCGTTAACACCCTCCACATAGAACTGGACATTCCACTTGGACAAAACACCTGAGACCCGCTCCCCCTCACCCTCGTCACAGTACACCTGAAGCTGGAGCATTTAGCATCATCCAAGTTAATGGGCCAACGTTAATAACGTTTCTGATGCGAGTTGAGGTCAAAAGTGTCAAAAATCCCCCCAACTTCTTTGGAATATTTGTCGTTTACACAGCTGTCATGCAGAAAAATATTTAAACTCGGTGCCCCTCTGTAGTCTGATGCCCATGAGGTTCGGGAGTGAGTGTTTTTGGCTTCCATGGGATTCATTCCGCGTTTGAGGTTAGTTTGAGAACCAGAAGGCGGGATCGTTTTTGGCGTTTCTAATTTAAGGGGGCCGTGTTTTTGGCGTCCCAGCCTGCAAAGAGATGATTAAGCCAGTGCACTCACTATTTCCCGGACGGATTGGGCAGATTAATCCCTGCGTTTTTGAGAGTTTCAACAAGATGGAGGTGGTTGTATGAAAGCCGTTCTGCCCGATTCGAGGATACCCACGAGGTGGTACAACATACTGCCAGACCTTCCGGAGCCGTTGGCACCGCCGCTGGATCCGGAGACGGATGAACCCATCGAACCGGGGAAGCTCCTCCGCATCTTCGCGGGGGAACTCGTCAAACAGGAGATGAGCTCTGAGGGATACATAGAGATACCCAAAGAAGTCCGGGAGCTGTACGCCAAGATAGGAAGACCAACCCCACTATTCCGCGCCACAAATCTGGAAAAGGCCCTAAGAACACCCACTAGGATATACTTCAAGTATGAGGGGGCAACCGTGACAGGTAGCCACAAGATAAACACCGCTTTAGCCCAGGCCTACTACGCGAGGGAGCAGGGAATAGAGAGGCTGATCACCGAGACTGGGGCTGGACAGTGGGGAACCGCCCTTAGTCTAGCCGGAGCACTCCTTGGCCTTAAAATCCGGGTCTATATGGCGAGGGCGAGTTACCAGCAGAAACCATACAGAAAGACCATAATGCGGCTCTACGGTGCCGAGATCTACCCCAGCCCAAGCGACAGGACGAAAGTTGGGAGGAAGTTCCTGAGGGAGGATCCGAATCACCCTGGTGGCCTCGGAATAGCGATAAGTGAAGCAATCGATGACGTCCTGAAGGATGAGAACGCCAGGTACGCCCTTGGAAGCGTACTGAACCACGTCCTCATGCATCAGACCGTTATAGGGCTCGAAGCCCAAGAGCAGATGAAGGAGTTCGAGGAGCCGGACGTTATAATAGGCTGCGTTGGAGGTGGAAGCAACTTCGCAGGTTTAGCTTACCCCTTCGTTAGGGACGTGCTCAGAGGTAGGACTGACTACGAGTTCATAGCGGTGGAGCCAAGGGCCGCGCCGAGCATGACAAGGGGAGTTTACAGGTACGACTTCGGCGACTCCGGCGGCTACACGCCAAAGATGAAGATGCACACCCTCGGCCACACCTACTACGTCCCACCGATACATGCCGGTGGCCTGAGGTACCACGGACTCGCCCCAACCCTCAGCGTGCTGATAAACCATGGCATCGTCAAGCCCGTTGCGTACCATCAGAACGAGGTCTTCCAGGCGGCGGAGCTGTTCGCCAAGACGGAGGGAATAATCCCCGCTCCAGAGAGTGCCCACGCCGTCAAAGGCGTCATCGACAGGGCCCTGAAGGCCAAGGAAGAAGGTAAGGAAGAGACCATACTTTTCAACCTGAGCGGACACGGTCTGCTTGACCTCGGAGGATACGAAGCATTCCTAGATGGAAAGCTCGAGGATTACGAACCGGACTACTTCCCAGCCATGGCAGGGGGACTCTAACCCCCACATAATTTTGTTTAGAGCCTAGAGAGAATGCCCCTCGGGTAGAAGTCCAGAGCGGCCCTGGCCTGTCGAACCTCCATGCCGATGTTTACTCCGAAGCTCATCAAATCCCTCGGGGAACGAACCTCCCACCTACCCCTAGCAGAACTCGTAACGAAACGCGGGGCCCTGTATTTGTTAACCAAACGCCATATCTCTGCCTGGAATCTAAGGAGGTGGTTAAGCTCATAGGGTTCAGCCTTCAAAAGGGGGGACAGTGAGAATCCAATGGCAACATCGCGCTCTGCCGCGAGCCTGGCCAGCACGTGGTCGAAGCCGGGGTCCTTCCTCCCGAGGCAGGGACATATCAGCGCATCCACCCCGACCTCTATGGCGGTGCGGTTGATCCTCATGTCGCCACCCTGGACGTAGATTAGAGCCCTTGGATTACGGTTCTTCACCTCCCTGATGAGGCTGGGCTTCTTCGTGATGAGGAGGATGGCCACTCTACCATAGGTCTCGCGGAGAGATTTTACATCCCTCTTTAAGGCACTCCAGTCAGGAGGCCTTTCGAGGACGAGCTCCTTTGTGAAGACAATCTCGTCGAACCATTCCTCCGCTAGCTCGTAGGCATCCCCGCTCCTCACATCCATCTCTACGAAGTGATCGCGGGAGAAAGAGACCTCTTCTGTCCCCGATTCTTGAAGGAGAACTTCCTCATTCATTCCTCCAGCCACTCCCTTACGGCTTTAACCACCGTTTCCTTCCTCATGGGAAAGGCCTTGACCTTTATCCTGATCTGGACGGCGTCATCACAGTCTTCCACCACGGGTTCACCCAGGTAGGTTTTCTGCTTGTTGAAGCGGACGTAAAACGTCCCTTCCTCGTCGACTTTCTCGTTGAGGCGCTCCAGGAGGTAATCCCTGCCCTCCCTATCCAGAAGTCCTTTGAAGTGGTCTAAAAACTGCCTCACCGCTCTGCTTCTTCTTATCTCGACGTTGACAACCTTGATAGGGTTACCGAAGAACCCCCTCGTCTCGTTTATGTCCCACAGTACATCATCGTCATCAATATCTTCCGGTATGAACGTGGAGATAGCCTCAAGAACCTTGTCCTCGTCTTCAGTTGCCTGGATGAAAGTGGTAATCCTGACATGATGGGCCCTTATCTTCCCCATTGCTCTCACCGGGGAAAATTGGGGCCGGTGCTTTAAAAGGTAATCCCCTAATCCTTGGATTATCTATTGACATCGGGAGATAAAACAGAAAATTGAAAAACACGAATACCCTCACCTTACCCCCCAGCCACACCTTACGAGCCTTCATTCCCACCATTCTCTTCCCGTCTCCGGTTTAACCAACAGCCCATGAAAGTCCCGACAAGGATTCCTATGATTAAGGCCAGGAGAAAAGCTTGGGAAATTCTCCCAGAGGAACTGGAAGCTGTGAAGTCTGAGGCCATGGTGCTGGATGAGATTACAGTACTGTCGTATCCGCTTAGCTCGTAGGTTCCTGTTACTAGGGGAGTTACTCTGTCGCCAAAATTTAGAACGGGAATAACCTCCAGGGTTTCCCGGAACAGGAAAACATAGTCTGTCATCTCCTTAGACTCAAATATCGGAACGAACTCGTTTCCCCTGAACGTTCCTGCGTAGGTTGTGCTGTTCCCGGGGAAGTATGAGAGTGCTGGGAAGTGCAACACGATCGCATCGTTCTCAAGCTTAGTAGCCCTCAACGACTCCGCAAAGGCCGTGGCGTTCACTATGTGGAAGTATCCCTTGAAAGAGCTCAACGGGATACTCACGATCCGCCCCTCTCCTGGAAAAGAAACCACAAGCTTATCCTTCTCTAATCTCACGGTTCCATGGGTTATTTGGTGATATGGGGTAACTGGAGTTGGTGTTATACATCCGTTTTTTATCTCAAAGATCATCGGATTGTTAAGGGACAGATTGTACGGATAAACCTTTGAAAAAGGGCGGTCGTTTATCATGATGTGAGGGGCACCCCCGTAGAGGAAGAGGTACCACGAGCCGTTTGAGTAGAAGGCCGCCGGAGGAGAAATGCCCAGATAGTCCAGATAGTTTCCGCTCCAGATGTAATACTCACCCTCACGAGAGACGTAGAACAAGAACATCCAGTCTGGGAGGGAGTCCTCAAAGATAATCTCCGTCGGTATAACTGATCCGTGGATAATTGCTCCGCCCAGCGTAAAGTTCAGTGGGT includes these proteins:
- a CDS encoding TIGR00341 family protein, whose protein sequence is MLQLQVYCDEGEGERVSGVLSKWNVQFYVEGVNGGSGSLLKFTAFVPDFVINDIVDELGRAVDLRKAHSSITWSPVSGRSVKYTNSVKALRKFKRRWSLATIEGLIETANSQAQVDPIQLTLGAVASIVALFGLIHDSIVMVISAMLLSPILGPLYGFSINIVMGKGRDAFEAVLSIIKLLSVIFVSALVAALLLRLGSTMPDGPTSEILLRGQSGIVYIVLAMLLGYAGVVAIVSRIPEILAGVSIAAALVPPTTVMGLSLAMGWGDVFWGSLILTVENVLGLLSGSLLGLYILNVSPRSYYERRAAKIYTRRTVIVLITLVGALVLLELLG
- a CDS encoding TrpB-like pyridoxal phosphate-dependent enzyme, producing MKAVLPDSRIPTRWYNILPDLPEPLAPPLDPETDEPIEPGKLLRIFAGELVKQEMSSEGYIEIPKEVRELYAKIGRPTPLFRATNLEKALRTPTRIYFKYEGATVTGSHKINTALAQAYYAREQGIERLITETGAGQWGTALSLAGALLGLKIRVYMARASYQQKPYRKTIMRLYGAEIYPSPSDRTKVGRKFLREDPNHPGGLGIAISEAIDDVLKDENARYALGSVLNHVLMHQTVIGLEAQEQMKEFEEPDVIIGCVGGGSNFAGLAYPFVRDVLRGRTDYEFIAVEPRAAPSMTRGVYRYDFGDSGGYTPKMKMHTLGHTYYVPPIHAGGLRYHGLAPTLSVLINHGIVKPVAYHQNEVFQAAELFAKTEGIIPAPESAHAVKGVIDRALKAKEEGKEETILFNLSGHGLLDLGGYEAFLDGKLEDYEPDYFPAMAGGL
- a CDS encoding Ribonuclease P protein component 3; the protein is MNEEVLLQESGTEEVSFSRDHFVEMDVRSGDAYELAEEWFDEIVFTKELVLERPPDWSALKRDVKSLRETYGRVAILLITKKPSLIREVKNRNPRALIYVQGGDMRINRTAIEVGVDALICPCLGRKDPGFDHVLARLAAERDVAIGFSLSPLLKAEPYELNHLLRFQAEIWRLVNKYRAPRFVTSSARGRWEVRSPRDLMSFGVNIGMEVRQARAALDFYPRGILSRL
- a CDS encoding RNA-binding protein, encoding MGKIRAHHVRITTFIQATEDEDKVLEAISTFIPEDIDDDDVLWDINETRGFFGNPIKVVNVEIRRSRAVRQFLDHFKGLLDREGRDYLLERLNEKVDEEGTFYVRFNKQKTYLGEPVVEDCDDAVQIRIKVKAFPMRKETVVKAVREWLEE